The Botrytis cinerea B05.10 chromosome 6, complete sequence region GCAAGATATGGTCGTGAGAACTCCTTAAAAGAAGATGGGGATAATTCCGCAGCCCACGAGTCGAAAACTTGAACCAACTGATATAACCATTAGTTTGGACCAAGTAAAATCATGAGCGGTCAATAAAGTTACCTGTGCACCAGCTTTTACTTGCAAAGCTAAATACTCTACACACACTTCTGCGATCTTCTGAAGAAGAGCCTTGCTTGCTTCGGGATACCTGTAAACCCAGGTCTTGGTCTTCACAAACAACTTACTTCCTCCACCTTCCACCATGTAACATAACAGGGTCCATGGAGCACCACAGAATCCAAACAATGGTACTCTTCCCTTTAACTTGTGTCTGGTCAAAGTGATTGCCTTGTAAACATAGTCCAATTCTGCCGCGACATCCACCTTCTTGTTCAAAACTCGCTCATATTGGCCGTCCTCAGGTGACTCCAGGGGCTCCGGAAAATGCGGTCCTTTCTTGTCAACCATCTCTACAGTCATTCCCATAGCTTGAGGAATCACTAGAATATCGGAAAATATAATGGCTGCGTCGACGAGTCCGGCAAAACGTTCAATGGGTTGGAGAGTTAATGTCGAAGCAATCTCTGGAGAGCGGCAGCATTCGAAGAAGtcattctttccttttgcttCATGGTATTCGGGTAGGTAACGTCCAGCTGTAAGATTTCCAGATGTTAGCTATCTCAATCTCATGATTCTCATTTACTTCAAACGTTGGCCATACCTTGACGCATCACCCACATTGGCGGACGTTCAACCTTTTGACCTAGACTTCGTTAGCAATCAGCACTCCAAAGGCTTAGGAATCATAGCATCTACCCCATGCTGTTCTCAGGATGAGATCGTTCTGTAATGGCTCAAATTGATGCTCCATGGTGTACTAATTTGTATCTCAAACTGACTGAGGGGAATCTTCTGCCGAAAAACACCACAAATGTACAAAGTATGAACGTCCTAGATTGCGTCAATCAAAAGAGTTTGGCAATAATAAATCCGAGGAGAAGTTAAAAGAAATGTGATGGAAGTATAAGGTTTATGTGAACCTTGgtctatttattttcttacTATTACCATGGCCTAATTCCCATGGTCCCTTCGGGGTTTCATTTTCACCCCACCAAACGTGAGCTTCGAGATCCACAAAATAAGTTGACAGGGACGAGAGAGCTCTGGAAAAACTATTGATCCGTTGCATTTCAACTATCATTCGCGGTGTACGAATTAATGATACGCAAACTGTGGTGATAAAGCTTCCACTCAAGTCATTCTCACTGTGTCATATCTTGCCCATGAAGAATATAGAGCATGCCATTCTGCTCCAAGAAGACCTGATTTCAATACCTCACCAATGTCGAATCGCAAAGCATTAACGCGGCTGGCATATTTTTCAACGAGCGATGCTCCCTCGCCCATCGACTTCCTGTCGAAGGCTCAAACATCTCACAACATCCTTTGAATGTGTATGGGTCTCTGAGGAGGATCTTTACAGTGCATTCCAACGCTTCTGTGGTGCTTCGAATACAATACGTCGACATGGGAGCTCAGTGCCTGGCCCGTTGGAAAGCCGGAGGAGATTggggaggagaaggatggCGCATGTCACAGAGATGACACAGGCTTCAATGTACGATCCGGGGGCTCTGTGGTGCTCGTCATGGGGGCCAGAGAAAATAGAATCGCAGTGGAAGGCTCCAACGCCTCGAATTAATGAACAATCAAGGCATCCGCCAGCTTTACCATCCTGGTTGACGAATTGGACTCCCATGCCCGAAGAACCTGTAGGTGTTTCCACGGAGCCTGTAATTGCGGAAGAAACGACTGAGAAAGCCTATGATATCTTGCGACAAGAAAGGCATATCCAAGACCATTTTCATGATTTCGAAATGGCAATAGAGCTTAACCATCGGGAATCTACTGAGTTGGAAGGGGACTGGAATacgaaaaagaagaaggttcGGCATCAACAGTTGGTCGGACCGAAAAAGGCTGTAAAGCTTTGTGTATCGTTTGGTAAAAGACTCCAACAGAGTCTTACTCTTGGACTAGTTACTAGCGATCTGCTGTCCAACTCACTTCGAACTGTTACCAATGTTCTCGTGGATATTCATAGCGGTTCTCACTCCAACACTAAAAGTTCTAATAGACAAATTCCCAAGACGGATGATAATTTTTGTGGGGGAGGTGCTGATGCAGCTAAGAAATTGCTTGCCTTTTATAGACAAGTCTGGGATGGTATCGTTTCTTGTAAAGTTCTCACGCCCGCCGATTTTGATTCGAAAGTCATGGCAGAATATTTGTCGTTACTTGCAAATCTCCCAAGCACCAGCGAAACACAACTTCTGGTTTCTGAGATCCTTCCTTCGTTATCTGCAATTCAATTGGGCAGTAATTTAGACAACATTTTGTCTATACTCAATAAGTGGTCATTAAGCTGGCTCCAAAAAACGAATGCTCCCACAAATAGAGATCAAATCTTGACGAAATCAGAGGCATCTTTGATATCCTCACAACGAAACTTCAACCATCTCCGAATGCTAATATGGTCCAATAGAGGCAAGGAAACATCTGAACTATTGAAGCACGTTCGGGAAATCCTAATTCAAGCTTCTACAAATCTTTCCACTGCCAGCACAGAATTGAGGGCTGCAGAAAGAATATTCTTGCCTCACAGTCACTCCATTGATGTAATGAGCCAAACTCTAACCAATCTACCTAAAGAGATAACTTCTATTCTGACCAGATCTCATTCGGAAGTGATCTGTTCCATAGCTTTCTGGAATCAAAAGAGTCTTGCGGGACTCAAAGACTACCTTGCTCAATCCCACAGGGCACGATTGAATTGGCTTTTTGTGCTTTCcagattgaagaatattgacaattcaatattcacGGAGACATTCAAAATATTGCAGCAACAGGATCTTAGCCCATTCAATCTAGAAACCAAGGAATATGTTCTGACTTGGCGCCAGATGTCTGAGCTTGTTTTAAATCGCTGGGCTAGTCAGGGCGCTTTAACAAACAGCGATGTCGTTATCGACACTTTCAAGATCAAGTCCCTTCATTCTCCCTCATCCTTTGGGTGGCTTCTGTGGACTTTACAAGAATACGGGCAATTGAGCGACGAGAAGATACAAGATCTATTTGGTTTTTTCCGAGATATACAAGCGTTCGGCCACATACACGCAGTGCTAAGGCAATCAAAAACGTTCAATTTGCGGATAAATTCCAATGTCCTGGCAGATCTCGTCAACACAACGACTTTCGTAGATCTCCAAGCGGcgtataatatatacatgcaACATTGCATAGGCGAGGTCGAGCCCGAGAATTGTGCGACTTTGTTCGCCACGATGGTATATCACGGAAGCGAAGGAATCTGGGCCGCATTGGACGCTCCAATCTACGCAGCAATGCccaaatggaaaagaaaggccCCATCACCAAAGAGTCTTTCACGTGCACGAGTCGAACTTATACACGAAATGGCAACAGCGTTTGCACATCATAATGTCGAGCATCCCAGGCAAGCTCTTCGTAATGTTACACAATGCTGGCATTATCTTCGTGCGCATAAGGTTAAACCGACGCCGGAAATCTCAAGGGCAATTACACAAGTGGGCATCATTGCGGATGTGAGGAATGAAAAGTGGGGTCGAACAGAAAGAGTGAGATGGGTTCTAGATGTTATCGAAGAGGCGGAAGGTCCAGAGATTGCGGATGCAGTGAGAAAGGCGGTGGCTAAATGGAGGCAAAAACTTAAAATCAGacttgagaagaagaaagaaggctATATTGTGTAGTATATAAAGCTTTGTCACTTCAATAGTGCACGTTATACCCAGGAGTCTAAAGACGTCCCATAGCCATTTCGTAGATAATTAAAAGGTCACATCAAACTTCCCAACAACATCTTAATACCATATCCCAATACCATTTCCCATCTCACTTGTTAACAATGATCTAAACCTTGTCGCCTCTGTAAATCTCACATCTAACCCTCACCATCGCACCCAATCcccaacatccaacatccaaacCAAAAATGCACATCATGCCATACAAACATTACACTTCACTCTCGTCCATCTATCCAGTCACCCTCCACAAACCCACCCGCCATACAAATCCCCCAACTCTCTCATTTCTCCCATCAAACATCTCATCGTACGACCTGGCGCAGTGGTCTACTCAACTGACTTATATATACACTGCGTTTTAACCATCTTCGGATGGGTGGGATGTTTGATATATTACGGACAGAATTGACCCCATTACGAAGGGTTCTGCTAGTAATAAAATCCTCATATCAAAGAGGATTTTCCCATACACAACTTGGTTTTTTGCCTTTTTGGTGGATGGAAATAGAGGAAGTGATTTTTTTGGtggggaagggaggggaggggaggggtgaATTTCGCGAATGGTGAGGACTTTATTTTTGGGGTGGGAGAGagtgaatatatatatggaatgAGAGTTTTGAAGTTAGTGGGGGGATGGTAATCATTATGTTTCGTTCTTGGACTAATTGTGTATGATGTCAAGATATGTATGGTCTGGGTATTTTTTCCATTCAATTGTTTAGCAAGTTAGGTAGCTAACAAACATGTGTAGATTTATTCCTCATCCTCCATTtttctcaaatttccaaCATTATACAGGAGACTACCCAacttattcttcttctcctcatccaGTATTCCCTCGCTATCTTGCGATTTAAATCCTTCCAATTGCACATTGACgaatttctcattttcatatttgaaaaattgtaGAGGACTTGCGACGGGTGAGTTGATGTCCTTCACGGCCGTGATGGAACCGGATTCGTGGATGTTGTCGATGGAGATtatgagagagaaagaagatgagggggTGGGGTTGCTGAGGGTACAAGAGAGCGCATTGCCTGGTAGGGTGATGGTTTGGGTATGGATGAGTTGGTTGGAAGGCGTAAGAGTGTAAATGAAGGCGGCGGGAACACTGAGATTTTGTTAGCTTGAGTTCAGTCTGGCCTTCTGTGGGGAGGATAATGAAACTTGCCCTTCAGATGTAGCTACGATGATATCTTGATTAGATGCTTCATCTCTAGCGTGGTAAATTCCCGTCACTGCAACCTTTTTAGACTCGGCCTCGGGTTCATCTTTGGTAGTTTCTGAGCCAAATGCTTCAACTTCAGACTTGAGATTTACTTTAGATAGTAAAGATCCATTGAGCCAACTCCAAACGTGCAGGTCGTCATCTCCACCACCAGAAATAAGAGTTTCTGGTCTTGTAGAAGGAATGCATAAACGACTGACATATTCAATGTGCCCGAGACAGAATCC contains the following coding sequences:
- the Bchem12 gene encoding Bchem12; this translates as MEHQFEPLQNDLILRTAWGQKVERPPMWVMRQAGRYLPEYHEAKGKNDFFECCRSPEIASTLTLQPIERFAGLVDAAIIFSDILVIPQAMGMTVEMVDKKGPHFPEPLESPEDGQYERVLNKKVDVAAELDYVYKAITLTRHKLKGRVPLFGFCGAPWTLLCYMVEGGGSKLFVKTKTWVYRYPEASKALLQKIAEVCVEYLALQVKAGAQLVQVFDSWAAELSPSSFKEFSRPYLAYISENLPKRLKELGLEQVPMVVFAKGAWYALDSLCDLGYQVVGLDWLQDPAEAVRIRGNRPVVFQGNADPGVLYGTRSEITRVVEEMVNGFGGGKQGWIANLGHGITPFVNPEDLKFYFQEIHRLTK